A genomic region of Sulfurimonas hongkongensis contains the following coding sequences:
- the rpsG gene encoding 30S ribosomal protein S7: protein MRRRKAPVREIMPDPVYGSKVLTKFINKIMMDGKKSTAEKIIYSAIDIISSRGEKTGIDTFNDAIENIKPIIEVKSRRVGGATYQVPVEVRPVRQLSLAIRWLVDASRKRNERTMAERLANELMDAATDKGSAFKKKEDTYKMAEANKAFAHYRW, encoded by the coding sequence ATGAGAAGAAGAAAAGCTCCCGTTCGTGAAATTATGCCAGATCCAGTTTATGGAAGCAAAGTTTTAACGAAATTTATAAATAAGATTATGATGGATGGTAAAAAATCTACAGCAGAAAAAATCATCTACAGCGCTATAGATATTATTAGCTCTCGTGGTGAGAAAACTGGTATAGATACATTTAATGATGCTATTGAGAATATTAAGCCTATAATCGAAGTTAAAAGTCGCCGTGTTGGTGGTGCTACTTATCAAGTTCCAGTAGAAGTACGCCCTGTGCGTCAGCTCTCACTTGCTATAAGATGGTTAGTTGATGCTTCTCGTAAGAGAAATGAAAGAACGATGGCTGAGAGATTGGCAAATGAGTTGATGGATGCTGCTACTGATAAAGGTTCAGCATTTAAGAAAAAAGAAGATACATACAAAATGGCTGAAGCAAATAAAGCATTTGCTCATTACCGTTGGTAA
- the rpoC gene encoding DNA-directed RNA polymerase subunit beta', producing the protein MSKLVPIEVTEDNRPKDIKQIQFRLASPEKVMSWSHGEVKKPETINYRTLKPERDGLFCAKIFGPVRDYECLCGKYKKMRYKGVVCEKCGVEVTSTKVRRNRMGHIELVTPVAHIWYVSSLPSRIGTLLGIKMKDLERVLYYEAYIVESGGEAYYDAEAKTPVLQYDVLNEEQYRTLVQRFGELGFKARMGGEVVRDLLDSIDLVDLFTQLKEDIELTKSEAKRKTIAKRLKVIESFLNSGNNPAWMMLTVLPVLPPDLRPLVSLDGGKFAVSDVNDLYRRVINRNQRLKRLVELEAPEIIVRNEKRMLQESVDALFDNGRRANAVKGANKRPLKSLSEIIKGKQGRFRQNLLGKRVDFSGRSVIVVGPSLSMDECGLPKQMALELFKPHLIAKLEDKGYATTVKAAKKMIEDKTNEVWECLAEIVDGYPVLLNRAPTLHKLSIQAFHPKLIDGKAIQLHPLVCAAFNADFDGDQMAVHVPLSSAAIAEAKVLMLASMNILLPASGKAIATPSQDMVLGIYYITLEKNGVKGSNKLFANVDEVRIAIEHDALDLHAKVRTRIDGRIIYTTAGRMLLKAILPDFVPSELWNRVMKKKYINEVVDYVQKHGGIGVTSKFLDRLKDLGFKHATESGVSISIADIIVPETKAAKVVDSKNRVIEIQKQYEAGLLTEQERYNKIIDVWTDTNNTLASQMMELVQTDKDGFNSIHMMADSGARGSAAQIRQLAGMRGLMAKPSGEIIETPIVSNFKEGLNVIEYFISTHGARKGLADTALKTANAGYLTRKLVDVAQNVKIVEHDCHTHEGIEISDISDQNTLIESLEDRLNGRVLADDVIDPISNEILFAEGTLLDEVSAKVISEAGIKTAHIRTPTTCKSENGICALCYGVNLATGYIVRTGEAVGIIAAQSIGEPGTQLTLRTFHVGGTASSTAQERQVISKKEGFIRYYNLKTYSSKEGKNIVANRRNAAVLLVEPKIKAPFAGHFEVQTVHDEVIISIKSDSQTVRYVLRKNEIAKPNELAGISGQIEGKYYFPYENGAEVKELESIVETIKDGWNVPSRIPYASEVLVANGAPVTQKIFAKEEGKVKYFLLKGDYLERFKGLKSGYEVVEKGLFATVADANNREAIRHYIARGSVIVADDDADVDATTLIAKPKTDESTVIAEWDPYSNPVISEANGIVKYEDIIVGTTVSEQLDELTGKVRLVVNDHLSAEYKPALVLATEDGELLRYAIDSKSSLYVNDGATVKVADILAKTPKALQKSSDITGGLPRVSELFEGRRPKATALISEIDGTVSFGKPLRGKVRIVIASENGIVKEYFVDKSHVAVVAPGDFVHAGERLTTGIISSHELLRIMGVKALYNYLVSEVQQVYRSQGVNIADKHIEVIFTQMLRQIRIVKSGDTKFIQGDLISKAKFKAENDKITRLGGRPAIAEPFLVGITRAAVAADSIISAASFQDTTKVLTEAAVSAKVDDLNDLKENVIIGRTIPVGTGIYKDQEVIFSSDS; encoded by the coding sequence ATGAGTAAACTAGTTCCTATTGAAGTAACAGAAGATAATAGACCAAAAGATATTAAACAGATACAGTTTCGCCTAGCTTCTCCTGAGAAAGTAATGTCTTGGAGTCATGGCGAAGTTAAAAAACCTGAAACTATCAACTATCGTACGCTTAAACCTGAGCGTGATGGACTTTTTTGTGCAAAGATTTTTGGACCAGTAAGAGACTATGAGTGTCTTTGTGGTAAATATAAAAAGATGCGTTATAAAGGTGTAGTATGTGAGAAGTGTGGGGTTGAAGTAACAAGCACTAAAGTTCGTCGTAACCGTATGGGTCACATAGAACTTGTAACTCCAGTTGCACACATCTGGTATGTAAGTTCATTACCTTCAAGAATTGGTACTCTTTTAGGTATTAAAATGAAAGATTTAGAACGTGTACTCTATTATGAAGCTTATATTGTTGAGAGTGGTGGAGAGGCATATTACGATGCAGAAGCAAAAACTCCAGTTTTACAATACGATGTCTTAAATGAAGAGCAGTATCGTACCTTAGTTCAAAGATTTGGGGAGTTAGGCTTTAAGGCTCGTATGGGTGGTGAAGTTGTTCGTGACCTGCTTGATTCTATTGACTTAGTTGATCTATTTACTCAGCTTAAAGAAGATATTGAACTTACAAAAAGTGAAGCAAAAAGAAAGACCATTGCAAAAAGACTTAAAGTTATTGAGTCATTTCTAAACTCTGGAAACAATCCTGCGTGGATGATGCTAACAGTTTTACCTGTTCTTCCACCAGATTTGAGACCTCTTGTTTCACTTGATGGTGGTAAATTTGCAGTCTCAGATGTAAATGACTTGTATCGTCGTGTTATTAACCGTAATCAAAGGTTGAAGCGTTTAGTTGAACTAGAAGCTCCTGAGATTATTGTTCGTAATGAAAAGCGTATGCTTCAAGAGTCTGTAGATGCACTCTTTGATAATGGTCGTCGTGCTAACGCAGTCAAAGGTGCTAACAAGCGACCACTTAAATCTTTAAGTGAGATTATTAAAGGTAAACAAGGGCGATTTCGTCAAAATTTACTTGGTAAGCGTGTTGACTTCTCTGGTAGGAGTGTAATTGTTGTTGGACCATCATTGTCTATGGACGAGTGTGGTTTACCTAAGCAGATGGCACTTGAACTATTTAAGCCACATCTTATAGCTAAGCTAGAAGACAAAGGTTATGCAACTACTGTCAAAGCTGCTAAGAAGATGATTGAAGATAAGACAAATGAAGTTTGGGAGTGTTTAGCTGAGATAGTTGATGGCTATCCTGTTTTACTAAACCGTGCACCAACACTACATAAACTCTCTATCCAAGCCTTCCACCCTAAGCTAATCGATGGTAAAGCTATTCAGCTCCATCCATTAGTTTGTGCTGCATTTAATGCCGACTTTGATGGTGACCAGATGGCTGTGCATGTACCTCTATCTTCTGCCGCAATTGCAGAAGCAAAAGTGTTGATGCTTGCATCTATGAACATTCTGCTTCCTGCATCAGGTAAGGCGATTGCTACACCTTCGCAAGATATGGTTCTTGGTATCTACTATATCACACTAGAGAAAAATGGTGTAAAAGGATCAAATAAACTCTTTGCAAATGTTGATGAAGTAAGAATTGCGATAGAACACGATGCACTGGATCTTCATGCAAAGGTAAGAACCAGAATAGATGGTAGAATCATTTATACAACCGCTGGAAGAATGCTACTAAAAGCAATTCTTCCAGACTTCGTTCCATCAGAGCTTTGGAACAGAGTAATGAAGAAAAAGTATATCAATGAAGTAGTTGATTATGTTCAAAAACATGGTGGTATTGGTGTTACTTCTAAGTTTTTAGATAGACTTAAAGACTTAGGTTTTAAACACGCTACAGAGTCTGGTGTATCTATTTCTATTGCTGATATTATTGTACCTGAAACCAAAGCGGCTAAGGTAGTAGATAGTAAAAACAGAGTTATTGAGATTCAAAAACAGTATGAGGCTGGTCTTTTGACTGAACAAGAGAGATATAACAAAATCATCGATGTTTGGACTGATACAAACAATACTCTAGCATCACAGATGATGGAACTTGTTCAAACTGATAAAGATGGTTTTAACTCGATTCATATGATGGCGGACTCTGGTGCTCGTGGTTCTGCTGCTCAGATTCGCCAACTTGCTGGTATGCGTGGTCTTATGGCTAAGCCTAGTGGAGAGATTATTGAAACGCCAATTGTCTCAAACTTCAAAGAGGGACTTAACGTAATTGAGTACTTTATCTCAACTCACGGTGCTAGAAAAGGTTTAGCCGATACTGCATTAAAAACTGCAAATGCTGGTTATCTTACTCGTAAGTTAGTCGATGTTGCACAAAATGTTAAGATTGTTGAACATGACTGTCATACTCATGAGGGTATTGAGATTTCAGATATTAGTGATCAAAATACACTAATAGAATCACTTGAAGATAGACTAAATGGTCGTGTTTTAGCTGATGATGTGATTGATCCAATCTCAAATGAGATTTTATTTGCTGAGGGCACACTTCTTGATGAAGTAAGTGCTAAGGTTATCTCTGAGGCTGGAATCAAGACCGCACACATTAGAACTCCTACAACTTGTAAGAGTGAAAATGGAATCTGTGCACTTTGTTATGGCGTAAACCTTGCAACTGGATATATTGTTCGTACAGGTGAAGCGGTTGGTATAATTGCAGCTCAGTCTATTGGTGAGCCAGGTACTCAGCTAACACTTAGAACTTTCCACGTCGGAGGAACTGCAAGTTCAACTGCACAAGAGAGACAAGTTATCTCTAAAAAAGAAGGATTCATTCGTTACTATAACCTTAAAACTTACTCCTCAAAAGAGGGTAAAAATATAGTAGCAAATAGAAGAAATGCAGCAGTTCTTTTAGTTGAGCCTAAAATTAAAGCTCCGTTTGCAGGTCATTTTGAAGTACAAACAGTTCATGATGAAGTTATCATTAGCATAAAAAGTGATAGTCAAACTGTTCGTTATGTACTTCGTAAAAATGAGATTGCAAAACCAAATGAGTTAGCTGGTATTTCAGGTCAAATCGAGGGTAAATACTACTTCCCATACGAAAATGGTGCAGAAGTAAAAGAGTTAGAGTCTATTGTTGAGACTATTAAAGATGGCTGGAATGTACCTTCTCGCATTCCTTATGCATCTGAGGTATTAGTTGCCAATGGTGCTCCTGTAACTCAAAAAATATTTGCAAAAGAAGAAGGAAAAGTTAAGTACTTCTTACTAAAAGGTGACTATTTAGAGAGATTTAAAGGTTTAAAATCAGGATATGAAGTAGTTGAAAAAGGTCTTTTTGCAACAGTTGCAGATGCTAATAACCGTGAGGCTATTAGACACTATATAGCTCGTGGTTCAGTAATTGTAGCAGACGATGATGCGGATGTAGATGCGACTACACTTATAGCTAAACCAAAAACTGATGAGTCAACTGTTATAGCCGAGTGGGATCCATACTCAAACCCAGTAATCTCTGAGGCAAATGGTATAGTAAAATATGAAGATATTATAGTTGGAACTACAGTAAGTGAGCAACTAGATGAGTTAACTGGAAAAGTGCGCCTTGTTGTAAATGACCACCTCTCAGCTGAGTACAAGCCAGCTTTAGTTTTAGCAACTGAAGATGGGGAGCTTTTAAGATATGCGATTGATTCTAAGTCATCTCTGTATGTAAATGATGGTGCTACTGTTAAAGTAGCAGATATCTTAGCAAAAACACCAAAAGCACTTCAAAAATCAAGCGATATTACGGGAGGTCTTCCAAGAGTATCTGAGCTTTTTGAGGGTCGTCGTCCAAAAGCTACTGCACTTATATCTGAGATAGATGGAACTGTAAGCTTTGGAAAACCGCTTCGTGGTAAGGTACGTATTGTTATTGCATCTGAAAATGGGATTGTAAAAGAGTACTTTGTAGATAAGTCTCATGTGGCAGTTGTAGCCCCTGGGGACTTTGTGCACGCTGGAGAGAGACTAACTACTGGTATCATCTCTTCACATGAGCTACTGCGTATTATGGGTGTTAAAGCACTTTATAATTATCTTGTAAGTGAAGTTCAGCAAGTCTACCGCTCTCAAGGGGTTAATATTGCGGATAAACATATTGAAGTTATCTTTACTCAGATGTTAAGACAGATTAGAATTGTCAAATCTGGTGATACTAAGTTTATACAGGGTGACTTGATCTCTAAAGCTAAGTTTAAAGCTGAAAATGACAAGATTACTCGTCTTGGTGGTCGTCCAGCTATCGCTGAGCCATTCTTAGTTGGTATTACTCGTGCTGCAGTTGCAGCTGATAGTATTATTTCTGCTGCATCATTTCAAGATACAACTAAAGTTCTTACAGAAGCTGCAGTCTCTGCTAAAGTTGATGACTTAAATGATCTAAAAGAAAATGTTATTATTGGTCGTACTATTCCAGTTGGAACAGGTATATATAAAGACCAAGAAGTTATCTTTAGCAGTGATAGCTAA
- the fusA gene encoding elongation factor G: protein MPRSHDLNDVRNIGIAAHIDAGKTTTTERILFYTGVEHKMGETHDGSATMDWMEQEQERGITITSAATTCEWAGKQINIIDTPGHVDFTIEVERSMRVLDGAVSVFCAVGGVQPQSETVWRQRNRYKVPSIVFVNKMDRTGADFFEVEKQIIERLKGNPMPIQLPIGAEENFEGVVDLVTMTEMTWAQDAALGSMYDVNEIRPELQDIAEEYREKMLETLSEVDGNEEFAEKFLEGEEITEEEIRAAIKAATIGMAIVPMLPGTAFKNKGVQTLLDAVVAYLPSPVESPAINGTMMDDETKEVLVDSTDNGPFAALAFKIMTDPFVGQLTFIRAYRGSLDSGSYVHNSTKDKKERIGRIMKMHAVKREDVKTIYAGEIGAVVGLKSTTTGDTLCDSSDLVVLERMDFPEPVISVAVEPKTKADQEKMGMALGKLAAEDPSFRVHTDEETGQTIISGMGELHLEILVDRMMREFKVDAEVGAPQVSYRETIKDEVTQEHKYAKQSGGRGAFGHVFLRIKPGEAGTGFVFHNEIKGGVIPKEYIPAVEKGCSETMSNGVLAGYPMEDMDITLYDGSYHDVDSNEMAFKLAASMAFKEGCRKARPVILEPLMKVEVEVPEDFMGDVIGDLNRRRGQINSMGDRSGNKIVDAYVPLAEMFGYSTDLRSATQGRATYSMEFHHYDEVPRNISEEIQKKRNG from the coding sequence ATGCCGAGATCACATGACTTAAACGACGTAAGAAACATTGGTATTGCTGCACACATTGATGCAGGAAAAACTACAACAACAGAGAGAATACTTTTTTATACTGGTGTTGAACATAAGATGGGTGAAACTCATGATGGTTCAGCAACTATGGACTGGATGGAACAAGAACAAGAGAGAGGTATTACAATTACTTCTGCAGCTACTACATGTGAGTGGGCTGGTAAACAGATAAATATCATTGACACTCCGGGTCACGTTGACTTTACTATTGAAGTTGAGCGTTCTATGCGTGTTCTTGATGGTGCTGTTTCAGTTTTTTGTGCAGTTGGTGGTGTTCAGCCTCAGTCTGAGACTGTATGGAGACAAAGAAATCGTTACAAAGTTCCGTCTATTGTTTTTGTTAACAAAATGGATAGAACTGGTGCTGACTTTTTTGAAGTTGAAAAACAGATTATCGAGAGACTAAAAGGCAATCCTATGCCTATTCAGTTACCAATCGGTGCTGAAGAAAACTTTGAGGGTGTTGTAGATTTAGTTACTATGACAGAGATGACTTGGGCGCAAGATGCAGCTCTTGGATCTATGTATGATGTTAATGAAATTCGTCCTGAGCTTCAAGATATAGCTGAGGAGTACAGAGAAAAAATGTTGGAAACTCTCTCAGAAGTTGATGGTAACGAAGAGTTTGCTGAAAAATTTCTTGAAGGTGAAGAAATCACTGAAGAAGAGATTAGAGCTGCTATAAAAGCTGCAACTATTGGAATGGCTATCGTTCCAATGCTTCCAGGTACTGCATTTAAAAACAAGGGTGTACAAACTCTTTTAGATGCTGTAGTTGCTTACCTACCATCGCCAGTTGAGTCTCCAGCAATTAATGGAACTATGATGGATGATGAGACTAAAGAGGTTCTAGTTGATTCAACTGACAATGGTCCATTTGCAGCATTAGCGTTTAAAATTATGACAGATCCATTTGTTGGTCAACTTACTTTTATTCGTGCATATCGCGGTTCATTAGACTCAGGTTCTTATGTTCACAACTCTACAAAAGATAAAAAAGAGCGTATTGGCCGTATCATGAAAATGCATGCGGTTAAGCGTGAAGATGTAAAGACTATCTATGCAGGTGAAATCGGTGCAGTTGTTGGACTAAAGTCAACTACTACAGGTGATACTCTTTGTGATTCAAGTGACTTAGTTGTTTTAGAGAGAATGGACTTTCCAGAGCCAGTTATCTCTGTTGCGGTTGAGCCAAAAACTAAAGCAGACCAAGAAAAAATGGGTATGGCACTAGGTAAACTTGCTGCTGAGGACCCATCTTTTAGAGTTCATACTGATGAAGAGACTGGACAAACTATTATTTCAGGAATGGGTGAGCTTCACCTTGAGATTCTTGTAGATAGAATGATGCGTGAGTTCAAGGTTGACGCTGAAGTTGGTGCTCCACAGGTTTCTTACCGTGAGACTATCAAAGACGAAGTAACACAAGAACACAAATATGCTAAGCAGTCAGGTGGTCGTGGTGCATTTGGACATGTATTTCTTAGAATTAAGCCAGGTGAGGCTGGTACTGGTTTTGTTTTTCACAATGAGATTAAGGGTGGGGTTATTCCAAAAGAGTATATTCCAGCTGTTGAAAAAGGGTGTTCTGAGACGATGTCTAACGGTGTACTAGCAGGTTATCCTATGGAAGACATGGATATCACTCTTTATGATGGTTCATATCATGATGTTGACTCGAATGAGATGGCATTTAAACTTGCTGCTTCAATGGCATTTAAAGAGGGTTGTAGAAAGGCTAGACCTGTTATACTAGAACCACTTATGAAAGTTGAAGTAGAAGTTCCAGAAGATTTTATGGGGGATGTTATCGGTGACCTTAACCGTCGTCGTGGACAAATCAACAGTATGGGTGACCGTTCAGGTAACAAAATTGTTGATGCTTATGTTCCGCTTGCTGAGATGTTTGGTTACTCAACTGATCTGCGTTCAGCTACTCAGGGACGTGCTACATACTCTATGGAGTTTCATCACTATGATGAAGTTCCAAGAAATATTTCTGAAGAGATTCAGAAAAAGAGAAATGGATAA
- the rpsL gene encoding 30S ribosomal protein S12 encodes MPTINQLIRKERKKMTKNLKSPALVSCPQRRGVCTRVYTTTPKKPNSALRKVAKVRLTSGFEVISYIGGEGHNLQEHSIVLVRGGRIKDLPGVKYHIVRGALDTAGVTGRTVARSKYGTKRPKK; translated from the coding sequence ATGCCTACAATCAATCAATTGATTCGCAAAGAGCGTAAAAAAATGACTAAAAATTTAAAGTCACCAGCTCTTGTATCATGTCCACAGCGTCGTGGTGTTTGTACTCGTGTTTACACAACTACACCTAAAAAACCTAACTCGGCTTTGAGAAAAGTTGCAAAAGTTAGATTAACTTCAGGTTTTGAAGTTATCTCTTATATTGGTGGTGAGGGTCACAACCTTCAAGAGCACTCAATCGTACTAGTTCGTGGTGGTCGTATTAAAGACTTACCAGGTGTTAAGTATCATATCGTTCGTGGTGCACTAGATACTGCTGGTGTTACTGGTCGTACTGTTGCTCGTTCTAAATACGGAACAAAAAGACCAAAAAAATAA